In Carettochelys insculpta isolate YL-2023 chromosome 3, ASM3395843v1, whole genome shotgun sequence, the genomic stretch acaaaaagTCCCAGGAGTAACCACTCTCCAGTGAGTGCAGCACTCGCCCCTTGGGAGTAGCAGCTACTGGAGCAGTGCCACCCTCACTGTAGTGGAGAGCTGTGGTAAGGCACTCTCCCCCTCGTCTCTTGTCCTGAGGCCCCTGCTGTGAGTTCTACATCTCCCCTAGCCTTGACTTGTTCTATACGCTtgtcctgagccccccaccctctgccctgaaccctcactgcagccttcatttttgaaaaatacaataattgaAATAAAGTACATACattccatttatttaaaaaaatagttctgTTAAAGACCCAAGCAACACAGATAAATCTACTAGTTGTTTATAAAATCCCCTGTGTAAATTAATAAACTTGGTTTAGTGTACTAGGAGTACTATAATCTTCTGAGATTTCTGCTGATTACTTGGGAAGAAGATACTGAGTAAAGGTAAACTCCATCTTTCATTGCATCTCTTCTGCTCCTTATATATTATGCAgaattcctaattttttttgaaaagcttGTTATAGCAGATATTTGGCAGCAAAACTAACCTTTCTGCTACTTATCTTGAATTTCTCAGCAGACGGACCATCACCATTTGAAGAATATAGTCTAAAGTATAAAACTCTTGCAGCACAGGGATGAACACCTTGCTCCATACAGAAAGGCAAGATGCTACAAAAAAAGCTTTTTTGGTAACACTTACTAAAATGCTGTTCAGTTTTAATTATTTACACATAGCAAGGGCTTGCTTTTCTAATATGTTTGTTTGATAGGATTAGTATGTATCTGAAGTTTCAGAGAAGAAGCTGAATCTGATGTAGTACAGACAACTATCACAACGATAGGATGTGTTGATTGTTTACTATCAGATAATGgctggattatttttatttatagaaGTTGTATTTTTTTACTCTTCAATTTATTATTCTATCAGAGATTATTTTAAGTTGCACATGGAACATTGAGCCAACAACAACTTTATTaagaaaccaaaaataaaattctTAATGATGCCTTgtctttttcccctccttttgctGTACAGAAATATTGTAGTCTGTATTGTACATCATGACCCCACTGTTCATGTAAATTAATCACATTTTATTCACATAGGACTTTGACAAAAAGGACATTTTCAGAGCAGTCCAGTCTTCCTGTTCATGTCGTGGAGCTGGGATCCACATTCACTGATAATTAGGGAAGCCAGTGACCTGCCTCATCACAGTCCTTAAAAACTATTCATTTTTAAGACAACATTTGACACTGGAAAGATGGCAACACCGGCACGGGGAAGCTGACTGAACTTCTGTTACTAACAGAAGTTGCAGAACTTTAGTACATGAAGAACTCAAGATGTGCTTGCGGTTTCTTCTACTAAAGGTAGTTTGTCCCAAACTGGCTGTTGAATATGTTCGGGTAGTTTCTCTAATTTGGtctaaaaaacaaagcaaagaattACACCTACTAAGCTGCACCTTAAATATGACAGCTCCCTCATTCAGGATAAATTGTCTTGCTGTATTCATGTTTACCCACATAAAATTACAAATACTTATTTGGATACTGAAAAAACTGGCAGAAGCCATTTTAAGAATAGCTGTCCACCATTTGGATCCTTTACTCCCCAGATAGCTTTTCTCCCCAGCTCCGAATCTCTGCACATTCCAGAGATTACTCTTGATTTTTGTCCCAGCAGACATTAGCAGCTGCCATTTGTCATCTGATTCATCTTAAAACTAGACTCATCCCACACCTCTTACAAGAAATTCAAGAAAGCAATTAAATTATACCTTTTTTACTTCCATGGCAACCCCTTCAGGTAAATTTCTTTGGATGTATTCCAAATAGACATCAGCTGTACTTCCAGTTAAATGTTTTAACTAGAACAAAAcaaagtgttttaaaataaaagtagccATGTTTTGTGCTATTAGTGTATCACAGTATAATGATATAGGCACATACAAATATGAAAATTTCCTCAGAGTCAGAGATGCTAGAGTACCCTGTGAAGGGTTCAACTGTCCCTTCACCACAAGCAAAGAATTAATATACTTTTTGCGCTCTCATACTTATGCACAGTAAATAGGAGAAGTACTCCAGATCAGGGGTTTACCAAATACACGTATTCTGCAACCGTAGAAACACATACATCTTTGTTTACTTATAGCTCCTCCTGGGATTAATCTGTAATTTGGTTTGTGCAGCTGATATTTAAAAAAGATGCTACATAATACCCAGGAGCAGCATAAGCTGGATCAGGGCCTAACATATATTGAACAACAATCTCCTCCCTTCAACAGACACAGGACATGAGGACTAAAGCTATGTAATACAAGATGCATCAAACACAACACATATTCCTTTTATTATCCACCGAGAAAGGGTAAGGAAGTTCTGCACTCTGGAGTTAAATGCAAAATCAAAACACACAGATTTCATAAACTGTCAAAATTGCAATACATTTTATCTGAGCTCTCATCTTACCCGAATACACTCACCTCCAAACATCTATAATGTGTCCTCATTTCATACTGAACTCGGTGCTTCTTGAAAATGTGTACTGACTTCAGAAGAGTAAGTCGTTCTATCTTCTTGGGAGGTTCACATCTAAGAAGTATTTAAACAcatatttaaaattacatttatatCCCTTTTAAAAATCAGGTTACTGTTTTCTGTATCTACATAACAACCCACTAGAATTTAATGCCCTGCTTTACTTGACATTTGTACAAGTGAACGACGCAATGTGAAAAATACCAGTGTATTTTGGTATCACCAACCACATTTTGGCTTAAATAAAACTGTTGGAAAACCCAGAAAAGAAACACAGGACCACTAAATTCAGCTAGATGATAATGGGGCTGCTTACACAGTCACTGGGTACTGTCCTTGCAGCAAGTTTGAAaaggtatgtttaaaaaaaaaaccaaaaaaaaaaaaaccacaaccctGGGCAAGATTCCCTTTTCTGTAAATGTTTTGCTTTAACATAGTGCTGAACTTATAAGAGATATTTGCTTTTGGCTGTATGGTCCTTAAACTATTATCGTATACTACTGCTGCAGGAAAGACAGTATAAAGCcaacttaaaataaaaatggtGGGATTTTAtaacaagaaaaataattaaaacaacttCAAAGAAATATAATCCCAGAACATTTTTGGGTTTAAAAAAATGCCACGAGTGGAAGCCTTTTACTTCTGAAACACAAAGTACAGTCCATGCCTCAAAAATCTAGATGTATAGATGCCTGAAGGGGTGATGTTTTATAACTAGAATCTGAGCCTAGGTGACCTACACTTACATTTTTTCAATGGAGATGCCAAGTTCTTTAGCAGCAAGCACGGCAAAATATTCATAACTGTCCAACACAGTTTTATCATGGCCTTTAACTAAAACTGACAATTTCTTGTATAATGTGTCTGGTTCATCTGAAATGGACACCTAGGTTTTGAAAGAATGAGACAGAAGTTAAGTGATTGCTTCACACTACCTTTACCCAATTTATAAAACAGACCAggatcagcaaccttttggaggcAAAGTTCTGAAATTAGAACTTTTGACCTCTACTTaaagtctgagtgctggtgatactttttcaagtctgTCTAGGGCCTTGCTccatgggctccagccccaaccctgtGGCAGGACAGGGACTCCATAGACGAGGCCCCAggttccagctccagccccaggccacGGCAGGGAGTCCACAGCAGGAGCCCGcaggctctgtgctccagccctgtactGCAGTGAGGACTCCATAGCAGGAGCCCAGGCCATAGcacaggctccagctctggctctgcgcCACAGCCGCACACTCCACTGGGAGCTCTGGCCCTGCACCATTGTGGGGCTGAGGTACGTGGGGCTCCATCCCCTGCCTGTGCTCCCGCCCCTTCCCATGTTCTGAAAAGTTACAGACTCTTTCCTGGAACCTATCTAATACTACTCTTTTGTGGAGCTAGAGAAGAGTGACTCAGTCTGCATTGTTGTCAATTCTCTCTGTAGCTGATGAAAAATAGACTCCTTCCACCAAGATAAGAAGAAACACAAGAAAATGCTTTAAGTAAAAGGGGaattaaatttcttttaaaacatgtaccatatatgttttaaaacaaaagaagctTCCAGGAGAAGAGCACATTTCTATGCTAAATGCAGATTGTAACCCTCAGACCTCATTGGAAATAAGACCTCAGTGATGATAAACCAACTCAAATATTCTTTTCCTAATGTGGATTTTGCATAATTACAAAAAAACTCACTTATGCTGAAAT encodes the following:
- the MRPS10 gene encoding small ribosomal subunit protein uS10m isoform X1, with product MESVIVLIKVATFNFFCCILGHRYSYNDDFVTWGPGTFSINYSRRDMPKPYCFLLNKDLLRVQVSGFYTNLHHLKDKSLVSISDEPDTLYKKLSVLVKGHDKTVLDSYEYFAVLAAKELGISIEKICEPPKKIERLTLLKSVHIFKKHRVQYEMRTHYRCLELKHLTGSTADVYLEYIQRNLPEGVAMEVKKTKLEKLPEHIQQPVWDKLPLVEETASTS
- the MRPS10 gene encoding small ribosomal subunit protein uS10m isoform X3, which produces MPKPYCFLLNKDLLRVQVSGFYTNLHHLKDKSLVSISDEPDTLYKKLSVLVKGHDKTVLDSYEYFAVLAAKELGISIEKICEPPKKIERLTLLKSVHIFKKHRVQYEMRTHYRCLELKHLTGSTADVYLEYIQRNLPEGVAMEVKKTKLEKLPEHIQQPVWDKLPLVEETASTS
- the MRPS10 gene encoding small ribosomal subunit protein uS10m isoform X2, which codes for MAVWGSVSRLWRLLGQGPGTFSINYSRRDMPKPYCFLLNKDLLRVQVSGFYTNLHHLKDKSLVSISDEPDTLYKKLSVLVKGHDKTVLDSYEYFAVLAAKELGISIEKICEPPKKIERLTLLKSVHIFKKHRVQYEMRTHYRCLELKHLTGSTADVYLEYIQRNLPEGVAMEVKKTKLEKLPEHIQQPVWDKLPLVEETASTS